The sequence ACGTCCTTGCGGAAGTGATCCCGCTCGCCAAAGGCATCTACACTCAGTATCAAAACTCCGATCGCCTCGGCCTGAAGCGCATCGATCCCAAGCAGATCGGCTTCACCGTCGACACGCCGGTGCCGTACCGCCTGGTCGACCTGATCTCGCTGATCGACGAGCGCATGGGCAAGCTGGAAAACCGCTCCTCGCGCATCATCTACCACAAGCTGATCTCGCGCATCGACGCCGTGCGCAACGATCCGCGCTACGCCTTCATGTTCGACAACGCCAATGTCGGCGGCGACACCATGGCCGAGGTGATCAGCCATCTGTTCCGCCTGCCCGCCAACGGCAAGCCGATGACGGTGATGCAGCTCGCCGGCTTCCCGGCCGAGGTCATCGACTCCGTCGTGTCTGTTCTTTGCCGCATGGCGTTCGATTTCGGCCTGTGGAGCGACGGCGTCTCCCCGATGCTGTTCGTCTGCGAGGAAGCGCACCGTTACGCCTCCGCCGACCGCAACGTCGGCTTCGGCCCGACCCGCAAGGCGGTGTCGCGCATCGCCAAGGAAGGCCGCAAATACGGCGTCTATCTCGGCCTCATCACGCAGCGCCCCGCGGAGCTCGACGCCACCATTATCTCCCAGTGCAACACGCTGTTCACGATGCGTCTTGCCAACGACCGCGACCAGGCGCTGCTGCGCGCCGCGGTGTCGGATGCGGCCGCGAACCTCCTGTCCTTCGTGCCCTCGCTCGGCACCCGCGAGGTGCTGGCGTTCGGCGAAGGCGTCGCGCTGCCGACCCGTCTGCGCTTCAAGGAGGTGCCGCCGCACCAATTGCCGCGCGGCGAAGCCACCATCAGCAGCGTTCCCTCCCTCACCTCCGGCCACGACATGCATTTCGTCGGCGCGGTGCTGGAGCGCTGGCGCGGCGCCACCTCGCAGCGCGACGTGCCGAACGATCCGGTGTTCTCGGCTCCGCCCACGAAGACGATGTCCAGCCTCGAAGCCCCGATGCTGCAGCCCTCGATGGGACTCGATCCCGATCGCTTCTCGCTGCTGAAGAAGCCGCTGCGGTAAGGCCACGCTTTATCCACACCGTCATTGCGAGCGCAGCGAAGCAATCCAGAGTCTTTCCGCGGAGGGAGTCTGGATTGCTTCGCTGCGCTCGCAATGACGGCGGATGGAGCGTCGTCCGTAACTCGCACTTTCGTCGCGACGAACGCGGCCGGCCAGATTGAGCCCGCCGCCCGCATCGACTATGGTCGCCGGCCTGAAAGCCGGAAACCATGCACATGACAAAAACCGCCGCGCAACGCTTCCCCGCTCCCGCTCTCGACACGCTCCCCGAGGACATCCGCACCCGCCTCCTCGCCGTGCAGGAAAAGAGCGGCTTCGTGCCGAACGTGTTCCTCACTTTGGCCTACCGCCCCGACGAGTTCCGCGCCTTCTTCGCCTATCACGACGCGTTGATGGAGAAGGACGGCGGCCTGACCAAAGCCGAGCGCGAGATGATCGTGGTGGCGACGTCCGCCGCCAACCAGTGCCAGTATTGCGTGATCGCGCATGGCGCGATCCTGCGCATCCGCGCCAAGAATCCGCTGATCGCCGACCAGGTCGCGGTGAACTACCGCAAGGCCGACATCACGCCGCGCCAGAAGGCGATGCTCGATTTCGCGATGAAGGTCTCCGCCGATGCGCAGCGCGTCTCGGAGGAGGATTTCGCCGCGCTCGCCCCGCATGGCTTTAGCGACGACGACATCTGGGACATCGCCGCGATCTCCTCCTTCTTCGCGCTGTCCAACCGGCTGGCGAACTTCACGGGCATGCGGCCGAACGAGGAGTTCTATCTGATGGGACGCCTGCCGAAGAAATGACAGAAGGGCATTGACCGTGCTGGACTGGCCCGAGATCCTTTTGCGCCTCGGCGTCGCCACGCTCGCCGGCTGCGCCATCGGCCTCAATCGTGACCTGCACGGCAAGCCGATCGGGCTGAAGACGCTCGGCATCGTCGGGCTGTCGACCGCGACCGTCGTGTTGCTGGCCGTGCAGTTCGCCGAGGCCGGCAAGATCACCGATGCGGCGAGCCGCGTCATCCAGGGCATCCTCACCGGCATCGGCTTCCTCGGTGCCGGCGTCATCGTCCACGAAAGCGAGAGGTTTCGCGTCCGCGGCCTGACCAGTGCCGCCTGCACCTTCCTCGCCGCCTGCCTCGGCATCGCCTGCGGCGTCGGCGAGTGGCCGATCGTCGGCACGGCGCTGACGCTGGCCTTCCTGATCCTCACCGTCGGCAACCGCACCGAGCACTGGCTGCACCGAATGCTCGGTGGCAGGCACGAGACGCATGAAACCGATGCGCCGCCGAAGCCGGGCCCTCCGGGTGTGAACTAGAATCGCAGCCGCCGCGTCCACAACGGCTTCAGCGCTTCGAGCAGCGTCAGCAGCAAGAGTCCCGCGCCGAGCGTGATCATGAGATCATCGGCATGCAGCGGACCGAAGCGGAACAGGCTGGAGGCCGGCGGCCAGAGCAGCGCGGCGGCGAGAAT is a genomic window of Bradyrhizobium sp. CB1717 containing:
- a CDS encoding DUF87 domain-containing protein, which codes for MTSFGRVISVRGSLARVGLLAASQMPISEVRATVGRFVSIRCASSVIVAMITEVSCENLSSTDNYIAIASVDLLGEILNAADKAKFQRGVTNYPTIGDAVDLITSQELRTIYAPTGSDQINVGFLQQDRSVVAYVDVEEMLSKHFAVLGSTGVGKSTGVSLLLNEILKARPNLRIFLLDVHNEYGRCFGDRALVLNPRNLKLPFWLFNFEEIVDVLFGGRAGVPEELDVLAEVIPLAKGIYTQYQNSDRLGLKRIDPKQIGFTVDTPVPYRLVDLISLIDERMGKLENRSSRIIYHKLISRIDAVRNDPRYAFMFDNANVGGDTMAEVISHLFRLPANGKPMTVMQLAGFPAEVIDSVVSVLCRMAFDFGLWSDGVSPMLFVCEEAHRYASADRNVGFGPTRKAVSRIAKEGRKYGVYLGLITQRPAELDATIISQCNTLFTMRLANDRDQALLRAAVSDAAANLLSFVPSLGTREVLAFGEGVALPTRLRFKEVPPHQLPRGEATISSVPSLTSGHDMHFVGAVLERWRGATSQRDVPNDPVFSAPPTKTMSSLEAPMLQPSMGLDPDRFSLLKKPLR
- a CDS encoding MgtC/SapB family protein, which encodes MTVLDWPEILLRLGVATLAGCAIGLNRDLHGKPIGLKTLGIVGLSTATVVLLAVQFAEAGKITDAASRVIQGILTGIGFLGAGVIVHESERFRVRGLTSAACTFLAACLGIACGVGEWPIVGTALTLAFLILTVGNRTEHWLHRMLGGRHETHETDAPPKPGPPGVN
- a CDS encoding peroxidase-related enzyme (This protein belongs to a clade of uncharacterized proteins related to peroxidases such as the alkylhydroperoxidase AhpD.); amino-acid sequence: MTKTAAQRFPAPALDTLPEDIRTRLLAVQEKSGFVPNVFLTLAYRPDEFRAFFAYHDALMEKDGGLTKAEREMIVVATSAANQCQYCVIAHGAILRIRAKNPLIADQVAVNYRKADITPRQKAMLDFAMKVSADAQRVSEEDFAALAPHGFSDDDIWDIAAISSFFALSNRLANFTGMRPNEEFYLMGRLPKK